In Pelmatolapia mariae isolate MD_Pm_ZW linkage group LG8, Pm_UMD_F_2, whole genome shotgun sequence, one genomic interval encodes:
- the gucy2cb gene encoding guanylyl cyclase C, with protein sequence MGSGSWLLCLFIFGILVASCPGVGQCGSGITINVILLDDEDSPWSLQYVEGQILKAIEKDSAINAAQAVTFNLTANFSGFDTTLYWHRGCRSSSCEAVAELNSLTESGNLGCAVLGPTCTYVTFPIVDKEAGMSLSRPILSAGSFGRSCDYTFNLQRLLPPARKIADFVTHFWKENNELKPSWKAAYIYKRTNPTEECFWYVSAIEATVEPLALNISIMPLRSPAELHSALTSPNRTCNLFIMCGSPVDLVEIKNGSKAADSSDIVFILIDLYSDVYYTNTSSLPEMKNVLVLTMPNTRSYRINPNLKDNNTMNDYMAAYHDAVLFIGQVMRTISKQNKSQLHRTEYVNVNYFRNTKFTGIAGNYTLDEYGDRDVAYSIIYTTTDSKYDILFTFDTERNKTTVVEEAPKFIWGKRLPNNTPDSGPAIHNIIVIVLAVTVVVVATIAFIFYRQNRRDRLLRKRWSHINSDLITLMENDDINVISLNIESKKKKKFKIRCVLYDKKIVILKELKNSDGNFDKTQKRELNALLHIDYYNLTKFYGTVKLDHGVFGVFEYGERGSLRYVLNDKISYPEETFMDWEFKISVMYDIAKGMSYLHASDIQVHGRLKSTNCVVDNRMVVKITDFGCNAFLSPFQDLWTAPEHLRNQGTSQKGDVYSFAIIAQEIVLRKNTFYTESCSDRSEKLSRLMSSYFRPDLNFETASEKELEVYTLIKSCWDEDPEKRPDFKKVEIYLGKIISKIHNQENESYLDNMIRRLQMYSRNLEYLVEERTALYKAERDRADNLNFMLLPGPVVKSLKETGAVEPELYDEVTIYFSDIVGFTTLCQYSTPMEVVDMLNDIYKGFDSIVDHHDVYKVETIGDAYMVASGLPKRNGNRHAVDICRMALDILAFMGTFQLRHLPGIPVWIRIGVHSGPCAAGVVGIKMPRYCLFGDTVNTASRMESTGHPLRIHVSQPTIDILERTNCKFEYEMRGETYLKGKGTETTYWLTGETGEDYDLPTPPTTENVQRLQQDLAHMILTCLERRSRGSVRRKKLPPSQSKEDTSDQGSEVESESSLPEYLHLATVDNTLSTFL encoded by the exons ATGGGCTCGGGAAGCTGGTTACTGTGTTTGTTCATCTTTGGAATTCTTGTGGCATCGTGTCCTGGTGTTGGACAATGTGGGAGTGGGATTACAATCAACGTTATACTGTTGGATGATGAGGACTCTCCCTGGAGCCTCCAGTATGTGGAAGGACAAATACTGAAGGCCATAGAGAAAGATTCAGCCATTAATGCTGCCCAGG CTGTGACTTTTAACCTAACTGCAAATTTCAGTGGGTTTGACACAACCTTATACTGGCACCGAGGCTGCCGGAGCAGTTCATGTGAAGCAGTTGCAGAGCTAAACAGCCTGACG gaATCAGGAAATCTGGGATGTGCTGTGCTTGGACCCACGTGCACCTATGTTACTTTCCCAATAGTGGA TAAGGAAGCCGGCATGAGTCTCAGTAGACCCATTTTGTCAGCAGGAAGCTTTGGTCGCTCGTGCGACTACACCTTTAACTTGCAGCGACTCCTGCCACCTGCACGCAAGATCGCTGACTTTGTTACCCACTtctggaaagaaaacaatgagctCAAACCTTCATGGAAGGCAGCGTATATTTATAAAAGAACGAACCCCACAGAGGAATGCTTTTG GTATGTAAGTGCAATTGAAGCGACGGTGGAACCGCTTGCCTTAAATATTTCAATAATGCCTCTACGCAGTCCCGCAGAACTGCACAGCGCGCTTACATCACCCAACAGGACATGCAACT TGTTCATCATGTGTGGCTCACCAGTGGACCTAGTGGAAATTAAAAATGGCTCTAAGGCTGCAGACAGCAGTGATATCGTCTTCATCCTCATTGATCTTTACAG TGATGTATACTACACCAACACATCGTCGCTGCCAGAAATGAAGAACGTGTTGGTGCTTACCATGCCGAACACCCGAAGCTACAGAATCAACCCAAACCTTAAAGACAACAACACG atgaACGACTACATGGCTGCATACCATGACGCAGTGCTCTTTATTGGCCAAGTGATGAGAACAATTTCTAAACAAAATAAGTCTCAGCTTCACAGGACGGAATATGTGAATGTAAATTACTTCAGAAACACCAAATTTACTG GGATTGCTGGGAATTATACGCTGGACGAGTACGGGGACAGAGACGTGGCTTACTCAATCATCTACACCACTACTGACAGCAAG TACgatattttattcacatttgACACGGAGCGCAACAAAACCACAGTGGTGGAGGAGGCTCCTAAATTCATCTGGGGGAAAAGACTTCCCAATAACACGCCAGACAGCG GCCCTGCAATTCACAACATCATTGTGATTGTGTTGGCTGTTACTGTGGTCGTAGTGGCCACGATCGCCTTTATTTTCTACAG ACAGAACAGAAGAGATCGACTGCTCAGGAAGCGCTGGTCCCACATTAACTCTGATCTCATCACGCTGATGGAAAATGATGACATCAACGTCATCTCCCTTAAT ATTGAGagtaagaagaaaaagaagttcAAGATCCGCTGCGTGCTCTACGATAAGAAG ATTGTGATCTTGAAGGAGCTGAAGAACTCGGATGGGAACTTTGATAAAACCCAGAAAAGGGAGCTCAATGCG CTACTGCACATCGACTACTACAACCTCACAAAGTTTTACGGCACAGTCAAGTTAGATCATGGTGTCTTTGGCGTGTTTGAGTATGGCGAGCGAGGCTCGCTCAGG taTGTGCTGAATGACAAGATTTCATACCCAGAGGAGACCTTCATGGACTGGGAGTTCAAGATCTCTGTCATGTACGACATCGCCAAG GGCATGTCTTACCTCCATGCCAGTGACATTCAGGTTCACGGTCGCCTCAAATCCACCAACTGTGTGGTGGACAACCGCATGGTGGTGAAGATCACAGACTTTGGCTGCAATGCTTTTCTTAGCCCCTTCCAAG ACTTGTGGACAGCTCCGGAGCatctgaggaaccagggcacgtCTCAGAAAGGAGACGTCTACAGTTTTGCCATCATTGCGCAAGAGATTGTTCTCAGGAAGAACACCTTCTACACGGAATCCTGCTCTGACCGATCAG AAAAACTGTCCAGGCTCATGTCATCCTACTTCAGACCTGATCTTAACTTTGAGACGGCTTCAGAGAAAGAattagag GTGTACACGTTGATAAAAAGCTGCTGGGATGAGGACCCAGAAAAAAGACCTGACTTTAAGAAAGTGGAAATTTATCTGGGGAAAATCATCAG TAAAATCCATAATCAGGAAAATGAGAGCTACTTGGATAACATGATCAGACGGCTGCAGATGTATTCCAGAAACCTGGAGTACCTGGTGGAGGAGAGAACGGCCCTCTACAAAGCTGAGAGGGATCGAGCTGACAATCTTAACTTTATGCTGCTGCCTGG CCCGGTGGTTAAAAGCCTGAAGGAGACCGGGGCTGTGGAGCCAGAGCTGTACGATGAAGTTACAATATATTTCAGTGACATAGTTGGCTTCACCACTCTGTGCCAGTACAGCACGCCGATGGAAGTTGTGGACATGCTTAACGACATCTACAAGGGGTTTGACAGCATCGTCGACCACCACGATGTGTACAAG GTGGAGACAATAGGGGATGCCTACATGGTTGCTTCTGGTCTTCCAAAGAGAAATGGGAACAGGCATGCAGTGGATATTTGCCGCATGGCGCTGGACATCTTGGCATTCATGGGCACCTTCCAGCTCCGACATCTTCCTGGTATTCCTGTGTGGATACGAATCGGTGTACACTCAG GTCCCTGTGCGGCGGGCGTTGTGGGAATAAAGATGCCCAGATATTGTTTATTCGGAGACACGGTCAACACAGCATCTCGTATGGAATCTACAGGACACC CCCTGCGGATCCATGTCAGTCAGCCTACCATAGATATCCTGGAGAGAACAAACTGCAAGTTTGAGTATGAGATGAGAGGGGAAACATACCTGAAG GGTAAAGGCACAGAAACAACTTACTGGTTGACAGGTGAAACTGGTGAAGACTACGATCTTCCTACTCCACCCACAAC TGAAAACGTCCAGCGGCTTCAGCAGGACCTCGCCCACATGATCTTGACGTGTTTGGAGCGTCGCTCGCGAGGTTCCGTGCGAAGGAAGAAGCTGCCACCAAGTCAGAGCAAGGAGGACACCAGCGACCAGGGGTCAGAGGTCGAGTCTGAGAGCAGCCTTCCCGAGTACCTGCATCTAGCCACTGTGGATAACACACTCAGTACCTTCCTGTAG